The Paenibacillus sp. MBLB1832 genome has a window encoding:
- a CDS encoding AraC family transcriptional regulator — MIVDEGLIFEKDEGIIDFPLRVAYSDSTEVRNTGRFVYLHWHKEFEFSIITEGSMMMEIDGKPLFVQEGDVIIIHPNEIHSSYCMDNINCRLFGIIFSMGLLNSAQSDACQTKYVDPFLVGQYKFPSLIRNVPGWQAEVVANVKRIIEVYRQKPTGFEIQIKASLYLILAEIISNKAFTTSSQSSNNLNPHIEKLQKSIEYMERHYDNRIYIEEVAEVSGLSLERFFKFFKHFTGDTPVMYLTRHRIRIASQYLKYSDLSVLDIALKTGFENVSYFIKTFKKHHGMTPHAFRKSGHNNSL, encoded by the coding sequence ATGATCGTTGATGAAGGCCTGATTTTCGAGAAGGATGAAGGGATTATTGATTTTCCACTAAGGGTTGCTTACAGCGATTCAACAGAAGTCAGAAATACGGGTAGATTCGTGTACCTTCATTGGCACAAGGAGTTTGAATTCAGCATCATCACCGAAGGAAGCATGATGATGGAGATTGACGGGAAGCCCCTTTTCGTACAAGAAGGCGATGTCATCATCATTCATCCCAATGAAATTCACAGCAGCTATTGCATGGATAATATCAATTGTCGTTTGTTTGGGATCATTTTCAGCATGGGACTGCTGAACAGCGCTCAATCAGATGCTTGTCAGACGAAATATGTGGATCCTTTTCTCGTAGGACAATACAAGTTTCCATCACTGATCCGGAATGTGCCAGGCTGGCAAGCGGAAGTCGTTGCCAATGTCAAACGGATTATCGAAGTTTATCGTCAGAAGCCGACTGGTTTTGAAATTCAAATCAAAGCCAGCTTGTACTTAATTCTCGCGGAGATTATTTCAAACAAGGCGTTCACGACGTCCTCTCAGTCTAGCAACAATCTGAACCCCCATATAGAGAAGCTCCAAAAATCAATCGAGTATATGGAGCGTCATTACGACAATCGAATCTACATAGAAGAAGTTGCGGAAGTGTCGGGCCTCAGTTTGGAGCGCTTTTTTAAATTTTTCAAGCATTTTACAGGTGATACGCCTGTTATGTATCTAACCCGTCACCGGATCAGAATAGCCTCTCAATATTTGAAGTATTCTGATCTGTCCGTGTTGGACATTGCCTTAAAAACAGGCTTTGAAAACGTCAGCTATTTTATCAAAACATTTAAGAAACATCATGGCATGACACCGCACGCCTTCCGGAAGTCTGGACATAACAACTCCCTATAA
- a CDS encoding peptidylprolyl isomerase: MKKHGWFIVPIVAAVICLIVYIVRLHGTSDFSPYATLATVNGEPIAAGELQLAFDQVKTEVIDNLGKKFGVQDRPDFWNSMINNETPIQIAKQKALRLAINLKIPFLLAKKHGLIQAADYKTFMTNLQIVNGQRRDAHEKGQILYGPIQFNERDYAHYIQSNLVSDLKRQLISGLDISEEKLRERYESMKDANFREVPIIRGSLWSVHAGATSLKEQEDYFNKLRSIKQQDAGSIPDVSIESIEMNALTVKRDSMNWPSLVAQARSAFSGEWVGPLQDRTGFYLLKVENRIEGAYVPFETAKQVIFQQLAKEALAKEVNEATDRAEVVVKQEFGEWTPQM; the protein is encoded by the coding sequence GTGAAGAAGCATGGATGGTTTATCGTTCCAATCGTTGCTGCAGTTATTTGCTTAATCGTTTATATCGTCAGGTTGCACGGTACAAGTGACTTCTCCCCCTATGCAACCTTGGCAACGGTGAACGGAGAACCAATCGCAGCAGGGGAATTGCAGCTTGCTTTTGACCAGGTAAAAACGGAAGTTATTGATAATTTGGGTAAAAAGTTTGGCGTACAAGACAGACCGGATTTTTGGAATTCCATGATTAATAATGAAACCCCAATTCAAATTGCAAAGCAGAAGGCATTGCGGTTGGCAATCAATCTGAAGATACCTTTTCTCTTGGCGAAGAAGCACGGGCTTATTCAAGCTGCGGATTACAAAACATTCATGACGAATTTGCAAATCGTTAACGGACAACGTCGTGATGCCCATGAGAAGGGACAAATCCTTTATGGCCCGATTCAATTTAACGAAAGGGATTACGCTCATTATATCCAATCGAATCTAGTTTCCGACTTGAAACGACAACTGATCTCCGGTTTGGATATATCGGAAGAGAAGCTTCGAGAACGGTATGAATCCATGAAGGACGCAAATTTCCGTGAAGTGCCGATCATTCGAGGGTCGCTTTGGTCCGTTCATGCCGGTGCAACAAGTCTGAAAGAACAAGAAGACTATTTCAACAAGTTGAGATCTATCAAGCAACAGGATGCCGGTTCAATTCCTGATGTTTCTATTGAATCCATTGAAATGAACGCGCTTACAGTCAAGCGCGACAGTATGAACTGGCCGTCTTTGGTTGCACAAGCCAGATCCGCTTTTTCCGGTGAGTGGGTCGGGCCTCTCCAAGATCGAACGGGATTTTACCTGTTAAAGGTTGAGAATCGAATCGAAGGGGCTTATGTACCGTTTGAGACAGCTAAGCAGGTGATCTTTCAACAACTAGCCAAAGAAGCACTCGCTAAGGAGGTGAATGAAGCAACAGATCGAGCTGAAGTGGTCGTAAAACAAGAATTTGGTGAGTGGACGCCTCAGATGTAA
- a CDS encoding ADP-ribosylglycohydrolase family protein — protein sequence MISISYQTYLNKVHGGWIGKCIGGTIGALMENNKELMDFTLDNVFPEEIPPNDDLDLQLLWLQVLEKKGSRITSKDLAEAWMRYCWYPFNEYGYFVKNYRLGILPPLSGTFNNHFFKNSMGCPIRSEIWGFICPATPELASEYAYKDGALDHDLLSIYAEQFLAVIESQAFILGDMEQLIEFGLKQIPKDNELYRCIQFVIQEFQEGLGWKKTRRRMLNHFSSPDASYSVQNIGLTVLALLYGKGDFTETMLIAVNSGYDTDCTAATAGAILGQLLGADRIPAIWLDKMGTEYVIGIDVTRRSLLIEDLAIDTCAAGLSLMRDGLLNIEITEIPDHVKASLPEPEAISPYEIEIKYEGLPSIGYAENTLVTVSLHNRTKQEQSGILQVQSAKHLKASLTKVEIIVPANSSIHFPISFEISKDATFIPQKNMIDLYWMTQGGEEVVAETCFGLTGASRVKVIGPFWDTFDTHEHSDNPYLNRMPEGRYHFNNFINVDKAYMDETFHSWESEEGIHVNFHEDKLPLNELFGHQGQSCVYLFHNLLVPTEREASLLIGNNDAFKCWLNGELVCEAKEHTMWMPYNHRTSVKLRAGTNLLILKIIRTDSQFEFSYGFQGDSAGYQGSFSHFQETTKNHWFVDLASLV from the coding sequence ATGATAAGTATAAGCTATCAAACCTACCTAAATAAAGTCCACGGCGGGTGGATCGGTAAATGCATTGGGGGAACCATCGGAGCGTTGATGGAGAATAATAAAGAACTAATGGATTTTACATTGGATAATGTGTTTCCTGAGGAAATACCACCTAATGATGATTTAGACTTACAATTGTTGTGGCTGCAGGTGCTCGAGAAGAAGGGATCCCGAATTACCAGTAAAGACTTGGCTGAAGCTTGGATGAGATATTGTTGGTATCCTTTTAATGAGTATGGATATTTTGTGAAAAATTATCGATTAGGCATCTTGCCCCCACTATCAGGTACATTCAATAATCATTTTTTTAAAAATTCAATGGGGTGTCCAATTCGTTCTGAGATTTGGGGATTTATATGTCCTGCTACTCCAGAGTTAGCTTCCGAATATGCTTATAAAGATGGAGCTCTTGATCATGATCTCCTCTCCATTTATGCAGAACAATTTTTGGCTGTAATTGAATCTCAAGCTTTCATTTTAGGTGATATGGAACAATTAATTGAATTCGGCTTAAAACAAATTCCTAAAGATAACGAACTATATCGGTGTATTCAGTTTGTTATCCAGGAGTTTCAAGAAGGACTAGGATGGAAGAAGACTAGGCGACGTATGTTGAACCATTTTAGCTCGCCGGATGCCTCCTACAGTGTGCAAAATATTGGACTTACCGTATTAGCTTTATTATATGGCAAAGGCGATTTTACCGAAACGATGCTTATCGCTGTTAACAGCGGTTATGATACGGATTGCACGGCGGCTACAGCTGGAGCCATTTTGGGGCAATTACTTGGTGCGGATCGAATCCCTGCTATTTGGCTAGATAAAATGGGTACGGAATATGTGATAGGAATAGATGTTACGAGACGATCTTTGTTAATTGAAGATCTTGCCATCGACACTTGCGCAGCTGGATTATCCCTGATGAGGGATGGACTTCTAAATATAGAAATCACAGAGATACCTGACCATGTCAAGGCTTCGCTCCCCGAGCCTGAAGCTATCTCGCCATATGAGATAGAGATCAAGTATGAGGGGTTGCCATCAATCGGATATGCAGAGAATACCCTTGTTACGGTGTCATTGCACAATCGGACAAAGCAAGAGCAGAGTGGTATTCTTCAAGTTCAATCCGCCAAACATCTTAAAGCTAGCCTAACAAAGGTTGAGATAATCGTACCTGCTAACAGTTCCATTCACTTTCCAATAAGCTTCGAGATTTCGAAAGATGCAACCTTTATTCCACAAAAAAATATGATAGACCTCTATTGGATGACGCAAGGGGGAGAGGAAGTAGTAGCGGAAACTTGCTTCGGACTCACAGGTGCATCAAGAGTTAAGGTTATCGGGCCCTTTTGGGATACATTCGATACTCATGAGCATAGTGATAATCCTTACTTAAACCGAATGCCAGAAGGCAGATATCATTTTAATAACTTCATAAATGTAGATAAGGCTTATATGGATGAGACCTTTCATAGCTGGGAAAGTGAAGAGGGAATTCATGTCAACTTTCATGAAGACAAGCTTCCTTTAAACGAATTATTCGGGCATCAGGGGCAGTCATGTGTATATTTATTTCATAATCTCCTTGTACCAACCGAGAGAGAAGCGTCTCTACTAATTGGTAACAATGACGCTTTCAAATGCTGGTTGAATGGAGAGTTAGTCTGTGAAGCTAAAGAGCATACAATGTGGATGCCGTATAATCATCGTACGTCTGTAAAACTACGAGCAGGAACGAATCTTCTGATTCTAAAAATAATTCGCACTGATAGCCAATTTGAGTTTAGCTATGGGTTTCAGGGTGACAGTGCAGGATACCAAGGCAGCTTTTCACATTTTCAAGAAACGACGAAGAATCATTGGTTTGTAGATTTGGCTAGTTTGGTTTAA
- a CDS encoding Gfo/Idh/MocA family protein, giving the protein MEFVRIGIIGLGNMGSSHCIQIHIEHKVPGLKLAAVCDISEERREWAGREFPGVPVFEHATDMYQSGLIDAVLVAVPHYDHPSLSIEAFSHGLHVLVEKPAGVYTKQVLMMNAAAAKSDKVFCIMYNQRTNPVYQKLRELVQDGELGELKRVVWIVTDWYRPQAYHDSGSWRSTWKGEGGGTLINQNPHNLDLLQWILGMPKRLRSFVSFGKYYNIEVEDDVTAYLEYANGASGVYITSTGESPGTNRLELSGDRGKIVVENNKITFHRNRIPEREHNRSNTEPFKRPEAWVCDIPVVGTNEDHVGIMKSFTQAILKGTPLLSPGEEGIHGLTISNAIHYSTWTNDWVDLEQFNHDHFHELLLERIQHSKVEKKLSQKVVDVTGTY; this is encoded by the coding sequence ATGGAATTCGTACGCATCGGAATTATAGGACTTGGCAACATGGGCTCGTCCCACTGCATTCAGATTCATATAGAGCACAAGGTTCCCGGACTTAAACTAGCAGCCGTTTGTGATATCAGCGAAGAGCGGAGGGAATGGGCCGGCCGTGAATTTCCTGGGGTGCCGGTCTTCGAGCATGCGACTGACATGTACCAAAGCGGGTTGATCGATGCTGTTCTCGTGGCTGTGCCACACTATGACCACCCAAGTCTCTCCATCGAAGCCTTCTCCCACGGTCTTCATGTTCTGGTTGAGAAGCCTGCCGGGGTATATACAAAGCAAGTACTTATGATGAATGCTGCCGCAGCCAAGTCGGACAAAGTATTCTGTATCATGTACAACCAAAGAACCAACCCCGTCTATCAAAAGCTGAGGGAGTTGGTTCAAGACGGCGAGCTTGGTGAATTAAAGCGTGTGGTCTGGATTGTCACAGACTGGTATCGACCACAGGCTTACCACGATTCTGGATCGTGGCGATCCACTTGGAAGGGAGAAGGCGGCGGTACACTGATTAACCAGAACCCCCACAACCTGGATCTCCTTCAATGGATACTTGGCATGCCGAAGCGGTTACGTTCCTTTGTAAGTTTCGGCAAGTATTACAATATCGAGGTTGAGGACGATGTGACTGCCTATCTCGAATATGCAAACGGCGCAAGTGGTGTGTACATTACCTCTACGGGAGAATCCCCAGGTACAAACCGTTTGGAGCTTTCCGGTGATCGCGGCAAAATCGTAGTCGAGAACAACAAAATCACCTTTCACCGCAACCGCATCCCCGAGCGGGAGCATAACCGATCCAACACTGAACCGTTCAAGCGGCCGGAGGCCTGGGTTTGTGACATTCCGGTTGTCGGGACAAACGAGGATCATGTAGGGATTATGAAAAGCTTTACGCAAGCTATCTTAAAGGGTACGCCGCTGCTTTCCCCAGGGGAAGAGGGAATTCATGGTCTAACCATCTCCAACGCCATTCACTATTCCACATGGACGAACGATTGGGTGGATCTAGAACAATTTAACCATGATCATTTCCATGAGCTTCTGCTCGAACGGATTCAACATTCAAAGGTAGAAAAGAAATTATCCCAAAAGGTCGTTGACGTCACGGGAACCTACTGA
- a CDS encoding carbohydrate binding domain-containing protein, whose amino-acid sequence MLKNTNSIDTVYVGVKNYGGNDTASGVSGTSYSKGYVLFTTGSVATSADIYVWKSGGSGASYGDDVQVTPYLNIVLNPGFDSANLGSWSNLGGASVVASNSHSGSYGVRTASSNSGVQQHLTGLKANTTYVLLGWLSNGASSDTVYLGVKNYGGTEIAQGITGTTYVQTAILFKTGTASSSADIYIWKSGGTNVSYGDDIEVIPVP is encoded by the coding sequence ATGTTGAAGAATACCAACAGCATCGACACTGTATATGTAGGTGTGAAAAATTACGGCGGTAACGATACAGCATCCGGCGTGTCGGGAACATCATACAGCAAGGGATATGTTCTATTTACAACGGGTAGCGTAGCTACGTCCGCTGATATCTACGTTTGGAAGAGCGGCGGCTCTGGAGCGTCATATGGGGATGATGTGCAAGTAACCCCCTATCTCAATATCGTGCTGAACCCAGGCTTTGATTCCGCAAATCTTGGGAGCTGGTCCAACCTGGGTGGAGCGTCTGTCGTCGCTTCGAATTCACATTCCGGCTCATACGGAGTTCGTACCGCTTCTTCGAATTCGGGAGTCCAGCAGCATCTTACTGGGCTTAAAGCCAATACAACCTATGTATTGCTAGGGTGGCTGAGTAATGGGGCGTCTAGTGACACCGTTTACCTCGGTGTGAAAAATTACGGAGGCACGGAAATTGCTCAAGGTATCACTGGCACTACCTATGTGCAAACTGCGATCCTCTTTAAAACCGGCACTGCCAGTTCGAGCGCAGACATCTATATTTGGAAGTCGGGTGGAACGAATGTCTCCTACGGCGATGATATTGAAGTGATACCAGTACCGTGA
- a CDS encoding MGH1-like glycoside hydrolase domain-containing protein, with the protein MSEPLTFISNPRHIEVYEMYVSNPLVQENSFLNVEREDKELPVFDQVKTILPQPFWNGQDEAIQCYWKAWELAFGNLRKPTPENGFVSNFIDTAFNDCLFMWDSSFILLFARYGSRAFNFQRTLDNLYAKQHKDGFICREIDERAGLDRYHRFDPSSTGPNILPMAEWEYYLNFGDKERLSKVFPILVAYHRWLREYRTWPDGTYWSSGWGCGMDNQPRLERIYDERWSHGHMVWTDTCFQQILSAKLLLQMSWEVGRTEEIPDFEDEINSLSSYMNRHLWDENTAFYYDRWKDGRLNYVKSIGAYWSLLADVVPSNSMERFIGHLTNEKEFNRPHPIPTLSADDPGYHEGGDYWRGGVWAPTNYMVLKGLQKSDYNALAHNIAVRHLEHVVKVFLESGTLWENYAPELVSRGFHSKGDFVGWTGLSPIAVLFEFVFGLKPDVPNAKLVWDVRLLQAHGVSQYPFGIDGIMELRCEERECLNQKPVITASSTIPLTLVVKWENGEEYVELGK; encoded by the coding sequence ATGTCGGAACCCCTTACATTTATATCAAATCCCCGTCATATTGAAGTTTACGAAATGTACGTGTCTAATCCACTTGTTCAGGAGAACAGCTTCCTAAACGTCGAGAGGGAAGACAAAGAGCTTCCTGTCTTTGATCAAGTGAAGACTATTCTTCCCCAACCCTTTTGGAACGGACAGGATGAGGCCATTCAGTGTTATTGGAAGGCATGGGAGTTAGCCTTTGGGAACCTTCGAAAGCCTACTCCGGAGAATGGGTTTGTGTCTAACTTTATAGATACAGCATTCAATGACTGTCTCTTCATGTGGGATTCTAGCTTTATTCTGCTGTTTGCCCGTTATGGCTCACGTGCCTTTAATTTCCAACGTACGCTGGATAATCTGTACGCGAAGCAGCATAAGGATGGTTTTATCTGCCGTGAGATCGATGAGAGAGCTGGTTTGGATCGGTACCATCGCTTCGACCCCTCCAGCACAGGGCCAAATATTCTCCCTATGGCGGAATGGGAATATTACCTGAATTTCGGGGACAAGGAACGATTGTCCAAGGTGTTTCCCATTCTTGTTGCGTATCACCGCTGGCTTCGCGAGTACCGAACATGGCCGGATGGCACCTACTGGTCATCCGGTTGGGGCTGCGGCATGGACAACCAGCCAAGGCTGGAGCGCATTTATGATGAACGCTGGTCCCACGGGCATATGGTTTGGACGGACACCTGCTTCCAGCAGATCTTAAGCGCCAAGCTCCTGCTGCAGATGAGCTGGGAGGTAGGCCGGACAGAAGAAATCCCTGACTTTGAGGATGAAATCAACAGCCTTTCCAGTTATATGAACCGCCATTTATGGGACGAGAACACCGCCTTCTATTATGACCGTTGGAAGGACGGGCGCCTGAACTACGTTAAATCTATCGGGGCTTACTGGTCCCTGCTTGCGGACGTAGTCCCGTCAAACAGCATGGAGCGTTTCATCGGACATCTAACTAATGAGAAGGAATTCAACCGGCCTCATCCGATTCCCACCCTCTCCGCTGACGATCCAGGCTACCATGAGGGCGGCGATTATTGGCGTGGCGGGGTTTGGGCGCCAACCAACTATATGGTATTAAAGGGACTTCAAAAGTCTGATTACAATGCCCTTGCCCATAACATTGCGGTGCGTCACCTTGAGCATGTCGTTAAAGTGTTCCTCGAGTCAGGCACCCTATGGGAAAACTACGCGCCCGAGCTGGTTTCAAGGGGGTTCCACTCCAAAGGTGACTTCGTGGGTTGGACGGGACTCTCCCCCATTGCCGTCCTGTTTGAATTCGTATTTGGCCTTAAGCCCGATGTGCCTAACGCCAAGTTGGTATGGGATGTAAGACTTCTGCAGGCCCACGGTGTTTCCCAATATCCATTCGGCATAGATGGCATCATGGAGCTTCGGTGCGAAGAACGCGAATGCTTGAATCAGAAGCCAGTCATTACGGCTTCCTCAACGATCCCATTAACGCTTGTGGTCAAGTGGGAGAATGGCGAAGAGTATGTGGAGCTGGGTAAGTAA
- a CDS encoding right-handed parallel beta-helix repeat-containing protein, with the protein MHRNLVRIFMKIMMLSALLVTTVLSSTVLQPTVRAINTSYYVDCSGGINGNGSLGSPWNNLTSVNSQTFQSGDQLLFKRGTTCTGQLMFTGSGASGSPIVVDAYGSGSLPILNGNGNQDGAIYLQNISYLTIQNLEIMNSGSSLPYVRGIQIKATGGTTGTFRNISIKNNVIHDIRGTSDHWSSGAIFVSSDTPNTNNNYDQLLIDNNTIYNSDTMGVVVTGSGSQSQTNPNMTGWTYNTNVKVSNNYIHDLKFDPILVGASDTPIIEYNRAYDITTPSGEYTDGIWTFTSKNIWTQYNEVARMTFSGSGDGLAFDCDWGGRGTCNHQYNYVHDNPYGFILVCCSSNTTGNGNNYSGGVTRFNITQNTGGANIKWDGSQNPSTPPHFKMDIYNNTFYEPNQTLYAQTRDSGLFQNNIIVASGGSPCTNAGTCSNNAFSGGISSAGTSAVTNDPLFILPSTGGDGRQNAEGFKLKVGSPALGSGAVVSSNGGLDFFGNSVSSLAAPNIGAYNGAGFGVTNTGFESGNLNSWTNLGELPPPIRTRIADRGRCRPLHLIQASSNMLQVLRLTRSIS; encoded by the coding sequence ATGCACAGGAATCTAGTTCGAATTTTTATGAAAATTATGATGCTTTCAGCCTTGCTTGTAACCACCGTTCTAAGCTCTACAGTACTTCAACCTACCGTGCGGGCAATAAACACTTCCTATTACGTAGACTGTTCGGGTGGAATAAATGGGAACGGAAGTTTGGGAAGCCCGTGGAACAATCTGACGAGTGTCAATAGTCAAACGTTCCAGTCCGGGGATCAACTTCTATTTAAACGCGGAACGACATGTACAGGACAACTAATGTTTACTGGTTCTGGGGCAAGCGGATCTCCCATCGTGGTTGACGCGTATGGGAGTGGTAGTCTACCGATCCTTAACGGAAATGGAAACCAGGATGGAGCCATCTACCTGCAGAATATTTCTTATTTAACGATTCAAAACTTGGAAATCATGAACTCCGGTTCCTCTTTACCTTATGTAAGAGGCATTCAAATCAAAGCGACGGGTGGAACGACAGGCACATTCCGCAATATCTCCATCAAAAATAACGTGATCCACGATATAAGAGGAACGTCGGATCATTGGAGTAGCGGTGCCATCTTTGTAAGTTCCGATACGCCAAATACGAATAACAATTACGATCAGCTTCTCATCGATAACAACACGATTTACAATTCAGATACGATGGGGGTCGTCGTAACCGGTAGTGGTTCTCAAAGTCAAACGAATCCGAACATGACGGGATGGACATACAACACGAACGTGAAGGTAAGCAATAACTACATTCACGATTTGAAATTTGATCCTATTCTGGTCGGTGCTTCCGACACACCGATTATTGAATATAATCGCGCTTATGATATTACAACACCATCCGGTGAATATACAGACGGTATCTGGACATTTACGAGCAAAAATATTTGGACGCAGTACAACGAGGTAGCAAGAATGACGTTCTCCGGCAGTGGCGACGGGTTGGCTTTCGACTGCGATTGGGGGGGGAGAGGCACATGTAATCATCAATATAACTATGTACACGATAATCCCTACGGATTTATACTAGTCTGTTGTAGCAGCAATACGACCGGAAATGGAAATAACTATTCGGGAGGGGTAACCAGGTTTAACATTACGCAGAATACCGGTGGCGCCAACATAAAATGGGATGGAAGCCAGAACCCATCGACTCCTCCTCATTTTAAGATGGATATTTATAACAATACCTTCTATGAGCCGAACCAGACATTGTATGCGCAGACTCGTGATTCCGGGTTGTTTCAAAATAATATAATCGTAGCAAGTGGGGGGAGTCCATGTACGAATGCGGGAACGTGTTCTAATAATGCATTTTCCGGTGGGATTTCTTCAGCAGGAACAAGTGCTGTAACCAACGATCCGTTGTTTATCCTCCCAAGTACGGGTGGGGATGGAAGACAGAATGCGGAAGGGTTTAAATTAAAAGTCGGCTCGCCTGCTCTCGGCAGTGGTGCGGTCGTTTCCAGCAACGGCGGGTTAGACTTCTTTGGTAATAGTGTATCGAGCTTAGCCGCTCCTAACATTGGGGCATACAATGGAGCCGGCTTTGGCGTTACCAATACTGGTTTCGAGAGTGGGAACCTTAACTCCTGGACGAACCTGGGGGAGCTACCACCACCAATTCGAACGCGAATAGCGGATCGTGGGCGGTGCAGACCGCTTCATCTAATTCAGGCATCCAGCAACATGTTACAGGTCTTACGCCTAACACGAAGTATATCGTAA
- a CDS encoding ABC transporter ATP-binding protein yields the protein MSFIRRSGKSLGWRIVFYVSKFYFMGGETIWALDDISLDIAQGEYVAIMGPSGSGKSTLMNIIGCLDVSDKGMYVLDGKQIHTLKDSQLAEIRNRKIGFVFQNYNLLDRRKHFPSELSGGQQQRVAIARTLAGDPPIILADEPTGALDSKTGGEILDIFRRLNEQGRTIIVITHDRQVAEQAKRIVRFRDGSLVN from the coding sequence ATGAGTTTTATAAGGCGAAGCGGTAAGTCGTTAGGTTGGCGCATCGTATTCTATGTGAGTAAGTTTTACTTCATGGGCGGAGAGACGATCTGGGCATTGGACGATATCTCGTTAGACATTGCGCAAGGCGAATACGTAGCGATCATGGGGCCTTCGGGCTCCGGTAAGTCCACGCTGATGAATATCATCGGATGTTTGGACGTTTCGGACAAAGGCATGTATGTTCTCGATGGAAAGCAGATTCACACCCTTAAGGATTCACAATTGGCAGAGATTCGCAATCGGAAGATCGGGTTTGTTTTTCAAAATTATAACCTGCTGGATCGAAGGAAACACTTTCCTTCGGAGCTGTCTGGCGGGCAGCAGCAGCGCGTTGCAATTGCACGTACTTTGGCAGGCGATCCTCCGATTATCTTGGCGGATGAGCCGACCGGAGCATTAGATTCGAAGACGGGTGGGGAGATTTTGGATATTTTCAGAAGGCTAAATGAGCAAGGCAGAACGATTATTGTGATTACGCATGACCGGCAGGTTGCTGAGCAGGCGAAGCGGATTGTTAGGTTTAGAGATGGAAGTTTAGTTAATTGA